A genome region from Dickeya chrysanthemi NCPPB 402 includes the following:
- a CDS encoding heavy metal-binding domain-containing protein gives MQLSTTPTLEGHVIETYCGVVTGEAILGANIFRDFFAGIRDIVGGRSGAYEKELRNARQIAFREMQQQAQELGANAVVGIDIDYETVGKDGSMLMVSVSGTAVEVRRL, from the coding sequence ATGCAGTTATCTACTACACCAACGCTGGAAGGACACGTCATTGAAACTTACTGTGGCGTGGTGACGGGAGAAGCTATCCTCGGCGCCAATATCTTTCGGGATTTCTTTGCCGGCATTCGCGATATCGTCGGCGGCCGTTCCGGTGCCTATGAGAAGGAGCTACGCAATGCACGACAGATAGCGTTTCGCGAAATGCAGCAGCAGGCTCAGGAACTGGGGGCGAATGCCGTCGTCGGTATCGATATTGATTATGAAACGGTAGGTAAAGACGGCAGCATGCTGATGGTGTCCGTCAGCGGCACAGCGGTCGAGGTCCGCCGCTTATGA
- a CDS encoding N-acetylmuramoyl-L-alanine amidase, translated as MNRPVIGPAWRSAVLVVLTLLAGCQTRERYVDEGDYQLDLSSPAISRGERVRFLVFHYTAEDLSTSLETLTTGHVSAHYLVPAYPRQVNGKPVAWKLVPESQAAWHAGGSYWRGYSQLNATSVGIEQENPGWRQTALGTYWWQPYTPQQITLVTRLARDIIARHHNIAPQNVVGHSDIAPQRKVDPGPLFPWRQLALAGIGAWPDAQRVRFYLGDKQTYTPTDRGALLKKLACYGYEVNPGMSEDQQQRVVAAFQMHFRQQRYDGNADAETEAIADALLEKYGGSCKGAT; from the coding sequence ATGAATCGCCCGGTTATCGGGCCGGCATGGCGGAGCGCGGTCTTAGTTGTGCTGACGCTGCTGGCGGGCTGCCAGACGCGTGAACGTTATGTTGATGAGGGGGATTATCAACTGGATCTGTCGTCTCCGGCTATCAGCCGGGGGGAGCGGGTTCGTTTTCTGGTATTTCACTACACGGCTGAAGACCTGAGCACTTCGTTGGAAACGCTTACCACTGGCCATGTCAGTGCACATTATTTGGTGCCGGCGTATCCGCGGCAGGTCAATGGTAAGCCCGTCGCGTGGAAACTGGTGCCGGAGTCGCAGGCGGCCTGGCATGCTGGCGGCAGCTACTGGCGAGGTTACAGCCAGTTGAACGCGACATCTGTCGGTATCGAGCAGGAAAACCCCGGCTGGCGTCAGACCGCGTTGGGTACCTACTGGTGGCAACCCTATACGCCGCAACAGATTACGTTGGTAACCCGCCTGGCCCGCGACATCATTGCCCGTCATCATAATATTGCGCCGCAGAATGTAGTGGGGCATAGCGATATCGCTCCCCAACGCAAGGTCGACCCGGGGCCGTTGTTTCCCTGGCGTCAACTGGCGCTGGCGGGAATTGGTGCCTGGCCGGATGCACAACGCGTCCGCTTCTATCTGGGAGATAAACAGACATATACACCGACAGACAGAGGCGCGTTGCTGAAGAAACTGGCGTGTTATGGCTATGAGGTCAACCCGGGCATGAGCGAGGATCAGCAGCAGCGCGTCGTGGCGGCATTCCAGATGCACTTCCGGCAACAGCGTTATGACGGCAACGCCGACGCCGAAACTGAAGCGATTGCCGACGCATTGCTGGAAAAATACGGCGGGTCCTGCAAAGGGGCGACATGA
- a CDS encoding DUF2867 domain-containing protein, with product MMTVKPAPILILGASGYIGRHLLTCLSRQGQSVIAASRHIDSLAALNLPGVRCEYVDLMKPYTLPEGLWQADTLYYLAHSMGDGADFLEREYQSAQNLRQVLRTSRVRQIIYLGSAQSEHRPSVHMQARKLTGDILRSSNIPVTELRAGIIVGPGSAAFEIMRDMVNNLPVLTPPRWVRSKSAPIALENLLTYLTELRHHPAARHRIFDAAGPEYLSYQTLFERFIRITGKRRLLIPVPVPTGLVSAWFLNLVTSVSSSTARALVQGLRHDLPMDDSELRRLIPQRLLGFDDAVRATLDDEKAAAQHPDWGYDPEVQARWRPNYAFYPKQAGYSHKTDASSQALWQVVQNIGGKEGYFYANILWAIRAKIDDLCGNQVIYQRPNRATLIEGDLVHGWKVIRVKPLKQLVLLFGMKAPGLGRLAFSIDDRGTYRVLDVRAWWHPAGCNGLGYWFLMMPAHLFIFRGMARRIAALAQEAERLDIHRLPDND from the coding sequence ATGATGACCGTCAAACCCGCCCCGATTCTCATCCTTGGCGCCAGTGGTTATATTGGCCGGCATCTGCTGACATGTCTAAGCCGTCAAGGACAATCGGTCATTGCCGCGTCACGTCATATCGATTCGCTGGCGGCGCTGAATCTTCCCGGCGTACGCTGTGAATATGTGGACCTGATGAAGCCGTATACGCTGCCGGAAGGACTATGGCAGGCGGATACTCTGTACTATCTGGCGCACAGCATGGGTGATGGCGCCGATTTTCTGGAGCGGGAATACCAATCGGCGCAAAACCTGCGCCAGGTGCTACGCACCAGTCGGGTTCGCCAGATTATTTATTTAGGTTCAGCGCAATCCGAACACCGGCCGTCCGTTCATATGCAGGCACGTAAACTGACCGGCGATATTCTGCGCAGTAGCAATATTCCCGTCACCGAACTGCGCGCCGGCATCATCGTCGGCCCAGGCTCCGCCGCGTTCGAAATTATGCGCGACATGGTGAACAATTTGCCGGTATTGACACCGCCGCGCTGGGTACGCTCAAAATCCGCGCCTATCGCACTGGAAAACCTGCTTACGTATCTGACGGAGCTGAGGCATCACCCCGCGGCCCGACATCGGATTTTTGACGCCGCCGGGCCGGAATACCTCAGTTATCAAACCTTGTTCGAACGCTTTATCCGCATTACGGGTAAACGTCGCCTGCTGATACCGGTTCCCGTACCGACCGGATTGGTATCAGCCTGGTTTCTGAATTTGGTTACCTCGGTCTCCAGTTCCACCGCTCGGGCGCTGGTACAAGGGTTACGACATGATTTGCCGATGGACGATAGCGAGCTGCGTCGCCTGATTCCACAACGGCTGTTGGGATTTGACGACGCGGTACGGGCGACGCTGGATGATGAAAAAGCCGCCGCGCAACACCCCGACTGGGGATATGACCCGGAAGTCCAGGCACGCTGGCGCCCTAACTACGCGTTCTATCCTAAACAAGCCGGTTACAGCCACAAGACCGATGCCAGCAGTCAGGCGCTGTGGCAAGTAGTGCAGAATATCGGCGGGAAGGAAGGCTATTTCTACGCCAATATATTGTGGGCAATCCGGGCCAAAATAGATGATTTATGCGGTAATCAGGTGATTTACCAACGCCCGAATCGGGCTACGCTGATCGAAGGCGATCTCGTGCACGGCTGGAAAGTCATCCGCGTGAAGCCCCTTAAGCAACTGGTACTGTTGTTTGGTATGAAAGCGCCCGGACTTGGGCGACTGGCGTTCTCGATTGACGACCGCGGAACCTACCGCGTACTGGATGTTCGCGCCTGGTGGCATCCGGCAGGCTGCAACGGGCTGGGTTATTGGTTCCTGATGATGCCGGCGCATCTGTTCATATTTCGCGGCATGGCGCGCCGTATCGCCGCGCTGGCACAGGAAGCGGAGCGTTTGGATATCCATCGCCTGCCCGATAACGACTAA